The nucleotide sequence TCGTAGAGGTAGAGGCAAAGCGTATGCGGGCGAAGCTGGCCGATCGTGGCGCGCAGCGCTTCCGGGAATTTGGTGAGCTTGCGGGCGAGGGTGACTTCGGTGGCAGTGACCAGCGGGGTGGCTGCGGCGGTCGCTGCTGCGGCGGAGGGATCGGTGTCGAGTTTGCGGAAAATGGAGTGGATGCGGGCGACGGCGTAGAGCAGGTAGGCGGCGGTGTTGCCCTCGAGGGAAATCATTTTGTCCCAGGAAAACACATAGTCACTGGAGCGGTTTTGGGAGAGGTCGGCGTATTGCACCGAGCCGACGCCGACGATGGCGGCGACGGCCTGTTGTTCTGCGGGCGGAAGATTCGCGCTCTTGCTGGCGACCAGTTGGGCGGCGCGTTCGGTGGCTTCCGCGAGGAGGTCGCGCAGTTTGATGTTTTCGCCCGAGCGGGTTTTGAGCGGCTTGCCGTTTTCGCCCAGCACGGTGCCAAACGACGTGTGTTCCAAGCGGGGCAGGGGACGGTTCGTTTTGGCGAACCATTTTTCGGCCGTCAAAAACAGCTGCTGGCAATGGTCGCCCTGGCGAGAGTCGATCACGTAGATCACCCCGTCGGCCTGGAAATGCTCCACCCGGTAAAGGATGGTGGCGAGATCAGTGGACGCGTAGTTGGCGGCGCCGTCGCTTTTGCGGATGAGAAAGGGCTGCTTGCTGAAACGCGGGTGCTCGGGGTGAAAAACGACCAGCGCGCCTTCGCTGATTTCGGCCAGACCGAGATCGGTGAGTTCCGCGTAAACCTGGCTCACTTTATCGTTATAAAAGCTCTCTCCCAGGGTATGGTCGAAGGTGATGCCGAATTGGTCGTAGATCTTCTGAAACGCCGCGAGGGAGACCTCGTTGATATGCCGCCAGATGGCGAGGTTCTCTTCGTTGCCGGACTGGAGATTGACGAGTTCCTGGCGGGCGTCCTCCAGGACGGATTCGTCTTCGTCGGCGGTTTTGTTGCCGAGTTTGTAGAGTCGTTCGAACTCCTCGAGCGGGTCCTGAGCGAGAGCGTCGGCGTTGAGGTGTCGTTTATAGGCCCAGATCAATTTGCCAAAGCCGGTGCCCCAATCGCCGATGTGGTTGTCGCGGATCACTTTGGCACCGCCGAACTCGAGCAGGCGGCACATCGCTTCACCGATGACGGCGGAGCGCAGGTGACCGACGTGCATTTGTTTGGCCGTGTTGGGCGAACTGTAATCGACGATAAACGTTTGGCCGGACTCGGGTTGGGTCGCGCTGGCGCCTTCGCGCAGGGACGGCTCGGTCGCGTAGGTCGCCAGCCAGGATTCCAGCGTGGCGGGGCGGCAGGTGAAATTGAGAAAGCCGGGGCCGGCGATGGCGACCTCGAAGGCGTCGGTCAGGCTCGCGGGGAGAGCGGCGACGACCTGCTCGGCGAGGGCGCGCGGGTTTTGCTTGGTCCGTTTGGCGTAGGGAAGCACGCCATTGGCCTGAAAGTCACCGTGGCGGGCATCGGCCGTGCGCACCTCGGGGGCAAACGGAGCTGCATCCAGACCCAGTTGGGCGGCGGCTTGGTTAAGCGCGGCTTCGATGGCGGTGGCAAAGTTGAACGGGACGGACATCTCGTCAATGAACCGGTGCTCTCCCAAGCCGGGCAAGCGTCTAATTTAGGGGATTTCAACCCGATTAAAGGTGATCAAAAGCTATCAGTAGTGCGACCTAAGGTTATGATTTCTAGAAGGATACTGCCCCTGGCTCCCTATAAGCATCTGTAATTTTGACTCGACAACTGAGGATTATTTGACCTAACCTTGAAGGTTTACGGCCAGAAAGGTCCTTCAGTTATTCACATTACACATGAGCAAACGCACACTGCCTCCACGCAGGTTTATCAAGCCAACCTTCGAATTCTTGATCGAAAAGAAACGCGATGGTGGTGAATTCACTCAAGAAGAAATCCGCTTCATAATCGATAGCACCCTGGATGGAGATTTGCCGGACCACCAGTTGTCGGCGCTGTTGATGGCGATCTATTTTCAGCAAATGTCCGCTCAAGAGACGGCGGAATTGACGGAGGAGATGATGCTGTCGGGCGAGGTGATCGACCTCTCCCATATTGCGAAGCCCAAGATCGACAAATATTCCACGGGTGGGGTGGGCGACAAAACCTCCCTCGTTCTCGTGCCTTTGGCCATGGCGGCCGGAGTCGTGGTCCCGATGATGTGCGGCAATGAGCACGATTACATCATCAACACGTTGACCAAGCTCTCGGCGGTGCCGGGGTTCAAGGACGAGCTCTCCATCGACGATTTCGTGAAGCAGCTCGAGAAGATCGGCGGCGCCATCGTCAAGCAGGACAAGGATCTCGCTCCGGCCGACGCCAAGTATTACGCGATGCGCAAGGCCACGGGAACGATCCCGAGCCTCCCGCTCATCACGGGTTCCGTGCTCTCCAAGAAACTCGCCGAGGGTTCCGAGGGTCTCGTGATCGACGTCAAGTGGGGCAACGGTTCCTTCATCAAGGATCTGGAGCAGGCCAAGCAGCTCGCTCGTTCGATGACCCGGGTCGGTCGCTCCATGAAACGCCGTTGCGTCGCACTGGTCACCGACATGAACCAACCGCTCGGCGATACCGTCGGCACGGCGTTGGAACTCAAGGAAGCGATTCAATTGCTCAAGGGCGAAGGTCCCGAGGATCTGCAGGAACTCGTGCTCAAGCTCGGTATGGAAATCGTCCGTCTCGCCGGTGTTGCCGGTTCGACACTTTCCGCCAAGCAAACCGTGCAACGTCACCTCACGGACGGTTCGGCGCTCGAAAAGCTCAAGGATCTCATCTCCGCGCAAGGCGGTGACACCTCTTACATCGACAACCCGGAGAAGTTTGGCGAAGCCAAGCACATCCGCAAACTGCCGGCTCCGAAGCGCGGCTACGTCCACACCATCAACGCCGCGATGATCGCGCGCGGGGTGCACATTCTCGGCGCCGGGCCCTCCGGCGGCAAGGGCAAGACCGCCGGCAAGATCGACTACGCCGTGGGTGTGTCCGAGATCCGCAAGGTGGGCACGCAGGTGAAACAGGGCGAGCCGCTCATGATGATTCACTACAACGACGAGTCCAAACTCGAGCAGGCGTTGGAATACTTCAAGAGTGCCTACCGTCTCGCGCCGAAGCGTCCGACGCCGCCGCCGTTGGTGGTGGAGCGCGTGGCTTGATCGTCCGCGAGATTTCCC is from Synoicihabitans lomoniglobus and encodes:
- the argS gene encoding arginine--tRNA ligase — translated: MSVPFNFATAIEAALNQAAAQLGLDAAPFAPEVRTADARHGDFQANGVLPYAKRTKQNPRALAEQVVAALPASLTDAFEVAIAGPGFLNFTCRPATLESWLATYATEPSLREGASATQPESGQTFIVDYSSPNTAKQMHVGHLRSAVIGEAMCRLLEFGGAKVIRDNHIGDWGTGFGKLIWAYKRHLNADALAQDPLEEFERLYKLGNKTADEDESVLEDARQELVNLQSGNEENLAIWRHINEVSLAAFQKIYDQFGITFDHTLGESFYNDKVSQVYAELTDLGLAEISEGALVVFHPEHPRFSKQPFLIRKSDGAANYASTDLATILYRVEHFQADGVIYVIDSRQGDHCQQLFLTAEKWFAKTNRPLPRLEHTSFGTVLGENGKPLKTRSGENIKLRDLLAEATERAAQLVASKSANLPPAEQQAVAAIVGVGSVQYADLSQNRSSDYVFSWDKMISLEGNTAAYLLYAVARIHSIFRKLDTDPSAAAATAAATPLVTATEVTLARKLTKFPEALRATIGQLRPHTLCLYLYELAGEFSAFYNADKVAVDDAGVRARRLRLCARTLLILETGLNLLGLRTLKRM
- a CDS encoding thymidine phosphorylase; the encoded protein is MSKRTLPPRRFIKPTFEFLIEKKRDGGEFTQEEIRFIIDSTLDGDLPDHQLSALLMAIYFQQMSAQETAELTEEMMLSGEVIDLSHIAKPKIDKYSTGGVGDKTSLVLVPLAMAAGVVVPMMCGNEHDYIINTLTKLSAVPGFKDELSIDDFVKQLEKIGGAIVKQDKDLAPADAKYYAMRKATGTIPSLPLITGSVLSKKLAEGSEGLVIDVKWGNGSFIKDLEQAKQLARSMTRVGRSMKRRCVALVTDMNQPLGDTVGTALELKEAIQLLKGEGPEDLQELVLKLGMEIVRLAGVAGSTLSAKQTVQRHLTDGSALEKLKDLISAQGGDTSYIDNPEKFGEAKHIRKLPAPKRGYVHTINAAMIARGVHILGAGPSGGKGKTAGKIDYAVGVSEIRKVGTQVKQGEPLMMIHYNDESKLEQALEYFKSAYRLAPKRPTPPPLVVERVA